The Opitutales bacterium genomic sequence TAGGGTCTCCAGACGATATGGCTCATGCAGCAATTTTTCTGATGACTTCCCCGTTTGTCACCGGCCACGTCCTCTGTGTAGATGGCGGTGGGCTCGTGATCTAGGGCTAGTATCTGATAGCTATCGTAACTCAACCGCTGGACGTTTCGGTTAGACGTCGCTGCAGTGCTTTGCTGTTTTCAAGGGTCAATCAGTCGTGCGCGGAGTGTGATACTCGCATGTGACTTGTTATGGTAAATCGTGATCGTTTGTGTGAAGTCCTGATCTCTGTTTGTCAGTTTTTGCCCGAAAAGCCGCACACGAAGGTATGATCGGGCACCCGGCAATCGCTGTCGCGAACACCCTACGCTGTCTTATCTTTGCGTCTAAGGAGATAAATCACTGCTGCTGCAATAAGCGGCTGAACCAAAAAGAGAATTCCATACACATAAAACCACTTCTCATAGTGATCGTTGTAAGTGTCAGGTGGTGCTGTATGAGCCCAAGCAAAAAAAACAGCATGATGTGCGCAAACTGCAGATGACGCTAAAAGCATTATGGACACTATGATGCGAACAATAATTCTCATCTACAGCGGCTCTCAAATATGGCTATTATGATCGACACGGCTACTTTCTCGGTAGGGATCTTTTTTCCATTTCATTCGTAAAACACAAACAGAGATATTTTGCCAGTTCAGGTTACCCCATAACCCAAATGAGCCCGACCACCATGCTTTACAAACTGATTATTGAGTAATAATCCTAGCATTGGCTATGAAACTCGATCATCTGCAACTCGCGATGCCCGCTGGCGAAGAAGAAAAGGCGCGCCGCTTCTTCGCAGGTGTTTTTGGAATGTCAGAGCAGCAGAAGCCTGAGCCCTTGGCATCGCGTGGCGGTTGTTGGTTTCGTAAAGGCAGCGTGATCCTACACATCGGGGTAGATACACCATTCGTGCCCCAACAGAAAGCACATCCAGCTTTTATAGTCGAAGACTTGGACAGTATTGAGCGCGCTTTGAAGGAACGAGGCCACCGAGTAGTCTGGGACGACTCACTCCCCAATAGGAAAA encodes the following:
- a CDS encoding glyoxalase, whose protein sequence is MKLDHLQLAMPAGEEEKARRFFAGVFGMSEQQKPEPLASRGGCWFRKGSVILHIGVDTPFVPQQKAHPAFIVEDLDSIERALKERGHRVVWDDSLPNRKRFYTEDPFGNRIEILQEGDGFSQK